Proteins encoded within one genomic window of Trichoderma asperellum chromosome 2, complete sequence:
- a CDS encoding mitochondrial 37S ribosomal protein mS42 (BUSCO:EOG092D3MS3), whose translation MFRTRLLRTPKQALGLGLRASAAATTSFNPSLSAGFNAARRSLHSVPALPHDYSQGVPNLMSAGGFAIAWTDYMTLMLDKLNAMVAGTDLEDRDMKTILLMTAREPNQAAIFNYASMAHNNHFFFQGIAPNGTPMPEDLRRELEASFSSIDTLRREFVATASAMFGPGFLWLVKAGPGDYRLLPTYLAGSPYPGAHWRVQSTDMNTVGNEGSARQYYSNQALGARRRVGDLPPGGIELEPLLCLNTWEHAWLLDWGVGAGGNGGKAAFVESWWNLIDWEKVHQRSGVARPEFMSETSP comes from the exons ATGTTCCGCACGCGGCTGCTACGGACGCCCAAGCAGGCATTGGGCCTGGGCCTGCGCGCATCGGCCGCAGCCACCACCAGCTTCAACCCCAGCTTAAGCGCCGGCTTCAATGCTGCCCGGAGGAGTCTGCATTCGGTGCCGGCGCTGCCTCACGACTACTCCCAGGGCGTGCCCAACCTGATGAGCGCCGGTGGCTTCGCCATTGCGTGGACAGACTACATGACGCTGATGCTGGACAAGCTCAATGCCATGGTTGCTG GCACCGACCTCGAAGACCGCGACATGAAAACCATCCTCCTCATGACCGCCCGCGAACCCAACCAagccgccatcttcaactACGCCTCCATGGCCCACAACaaccacttcttcttccagggcATCGCCCCCAACGGCACGCCCATGCCCGAGGACCTTCGCCGCGAGCTCGaggcctccttctcctccatcgACACCCTGCGCCGCGAGTTCGTCGCCACCGCCTCCGCCATGTTCGGCCCTGGCTTCCTGTGGCTCGTCAAGGCTGGCCCCGGCGACTACCGCCTGTTGCCCACGTACCTCGCCGGATCGCCCTACCCGGGCGCCCACTGGAGGGTCCAGTCCACGGACATGAACACTGTTGGAAACGAGGGCTCCGCGAGACAGTACTACAGCAACCAGGCGCTCGGTGCCAGGCGGAGAGTTGGCGATTTGCCCCCTGGAGGTATTGAGCTGGAGCCGCTGCTGTGTCTCAACACTTGGGAGCatgcttggctgctggacTGGGGCGTTGGAGCTGGTGGTAACGGTGGAAAGGCTGCTTTTGTCGAGTCTTGGTGGAACCTGATTGATTGGGAGAAGGTGCACCAGAGGTCTGGCGTAGCGCGCCCCGAGTTCATGTCAGAAACATCTCCTTGA